From a region of the Methylocystis hirsuta genome:
- a CDS encoding nucleoside deaminase, protein MSQTRCSGDAGRFNRRAALATLGAGFGLAFGAAPAQGHAKRAPVRPEDEGFMRMAIAEAAKGDFPFGAVIVRDGTVVSTGRNMGATNNDPTAHGEMVAIRRFVADNPAKDLKGATLYTSGEPCPMCMGAIVWCGLGRVVYAASIEQLEKRIGQIMITSKAVAEAAPFLTVAITGGVLATEALALFDKK, encoded by the coding sequence ATGAGCCAAACGAGATGCAGCGGCGACGCCGGCCGCTTCAATCGGCGCGCCGCGCTGGCGACGCTGGGCGCAGGTTTTGGGTTAGCCTTTGGCGCCGCGCCGGCGCAGGGCCATGCCAAGCGCGCCCCCGTCCGGCCGGAAGACGAAGGCTTCATGCGGATGGCGATCGCGGAAGCCGCCAAGGGCGATTTTCCCTTCGGCGCCGTGATCGTGCGCGACGGCACGGTCGTCTCGACGGGGCGCAATATGGGCGCGACGAACAATGATCCGACCGCGCATGGCGAGATGGTGGCGATACGCCGCTTCGTCGCCGACAATCCGGCCAAGGATCTCAAGGGCGCGACGCTTTACACCTCGGGCGAGCCCTGCCCGATGTGCATGGGCGCGATCGTCTGGTGCGGATTGGGGCGCGTCGTCTACGCCGCGTCGATCGAGCAGCTTGAGAAGCGAATCGGCCAGATCATGATCACGAGCAAAGCCGTGGCGGAGGCCGCGCCCTTTTTGACGGTCGCCATCACCGGCGGCGTGCTGGCAACGGAAGCGCTGGCGCTGTTTGATAAGAAGTAA
- the mltG gene encoding endolytic transglycosylase MltG, producing MSEADEKGAPGKPTDAAAAPPAEPTSAKIAEAAALQFVRTGQPTQNAPAEDSGAPPMEVSPPDDASVKGPAIVASAPEPSSQPPIAAKAEAPLPEPPEAPAPPSAESAKPVPAPSVEPVVAPPSAPQPPIAAKAEAPLPEPPKAPAPPSGDIAKPTPPPSPTAKPEAPPLQPPGQPSAKKPDAASPVAGIFGRRATQQSAKQVEAAPPPKKRKRREGTLSVASGFLSFVLVALVAGVFGVVAVMHKLKEPGPLAADKVVYIPPRSDLLEIISQLEREGVIANSTLMQLGIVLEGKLGKLKPGEYGFKKNISLRDVINQIASGRQIMHSVTIPEGLTSEQIVQKLKEAELLAGDVVDLPKEGALLPETYKYPRGYPRARLLTKMQEDQRKTLDAIWAKRSPDLPLRTPYELVTLASIVEKETGKDEERPRVAAVFVNRLRKGMRLQSDPTIIYGLVGGKATLGRPILRAEIEKWTPYNTYAVDGLPPGPIANPGRAALEAAAHPASTRDLYFVADGTGGHVFSESLDQHSRNVQNWRRLEKEKTDGAVDRATPGIPAPAEPKPDKRTQAPIGRLVTLNESHEDFPANRAMAPDDGPTHRLGKFAYAEADFFLGGHGDRTQVQAAEFAALRPARPFFTEESVQLRARAAFDPMLLVGRPAPPHAEEERLNPDMTTIARESPDAQPDDGGEIAAYPVSPAQRAEQRARAARLGLAAGSDELPGEALGGRLAQDAAPPAGATALAATGGRPLRPRAFDASEGTPLDPLRDKSWDLTSAKTVPMTSDLR from the coding sequence ATGAGCGAAGCGGACGAAAAAGGCGCGCCCGGAAAACCAACTGACGCTGCAGCGGCGCCGCCGGCCGAGCCGACCTCGGCCAAAATCGCCGAAGCCGCGGCGCTGCAGTTCGTCCGCACAGGTCAACCGACCCAGAACGCGCCCGCAGAGGACTCTGGCGCGCCGCCGATGGAAGTTTCGCCGCCCGACGACGCGTCGGTGAAAGGGCCGGCCATCGTCGCGTCCGCGCCGGAACCTTCTAGCCAGCCGCCCATTGCGGCGAAGGCCGAAGCGCCTCTGCCCGAGCCGCCAGAAGCTCCCGCCCCGCCATCGGCTGAAAGCGCCAAGCCCGTTCCGGCGCCGTCTGTCGAACCCGTTGTGGCTCCGCCGTCAGCGCCGCAGCCGCCGATCGCAGCGAAGGCTGAAGCGCCTCTGCCCGAGCCGCCGAAAGCTCCCGCCCCGCCATCAGGCGACATCGCGAAGCCCACGCCGCCGCCGTCACCTACAGCCAAACCTGAAGCGCCCCCGCTCCAACCGCCCGGCCAGCCCTCGGCGAAAAAGCCGGACGCCGCCTCCCCCGTAGCCGGCATCTTCGGGCGGCGCGCCACGCAGCAAAGCGCTAAGCAGGTAGAAGCCGCGCCTCCGCCTAAAAAGCGTAAGCGCCGCGAAGGAACGCTTTCGGTGGCGAGCGGCTTCCTGAGTTTCGTGCTCGTCGCGCTTGTCGCCGGCGTCTTCGGCGTCGTCGCCGTTATGCACAAGCTGAAAGAACCGGGACCGCTCGCGGCCGACAAGGTCGTCTATATTCCGCCGCGCAGCGATTTGCTTGAGATCATCTCCCAACTCGAGCGCGAAGGCGTCATCGCCAATTCGACGCTCATGCAGCTCGGCATCGTTCTCGAAGGCAAGCTCGGCAAGCTGAAGCCCGGCGAATATGGCTTCAAGAAAAACATCAGCCTGCGCGACGTGATCAATCAAATCGCCTCGGGTCGCCAGATCATGCACAGCGTGACCATTCCGGAAGGTCTGACTTCGGAACAAATTGTGCAAAAGCTGAAAGAGGCCGAACTGCTGGCGGGCGATGTCGTCGACCTGCCGAAGGAAGGCGCTCTGCTGCCGGAGACCTATAAATACCCGCGCGGCTACCCTCGGGCGCGTCTCCTCACAAAGATGCAGGAGGATCAGCGCAAGACGCTCGACGCGATCTGGGCGAAGCGCTCCCCGGACCTGCCATTGCGCACGCCCTACGAGCTGGTGACGCTGGCGTCGATCGTCGAAAAGGAGACCGGCAAGGACGAAGAGCGGCCGCGCGTCGCCGCCGTATTCGTCAATCGGCTGCGCAAAGGCATGCGCCTTCAGTCCGATCCCACGATCATCTACGGCCTCGTCGGCGGAAAGGCGACGCTGGGCCGGCCGATCCTGCGCGCCGAAATCGAGAAGTGGACGCCTTACAACACCTACGCCGTTGACGGTCTTCCGCCGGGACCGATCGCCAATCCCGGCCGCGCAGCGCTTGAAGCCGCCGCGCATCCGGCGTCGACGCGCGATCTATATTTTGTCGCCGACGGCACGGGCGGTCATGTCTTCTCCGAATCGCTCGACCAGCATTCGCGCAACGTCCAGAACTGGCGCCGACTGGAGAAAGAAAAGACCGATGGCGCGGTTGATCGCGCCACGCCCGGCATTCCCGCGCCGGCCGAGCCCAAACCCGATAAGCGCACGCAGGCGCCCATCGGACGTCTCGTCACGCTTAACGAGAGTCACGAAGATTTTCCGGCGAACCGGGCCATGGCGCCGGACGACGGTCCCACCCACCGGCTCGGCAAATTCGCCTACGCCGAAGCCGATTTTTTCCTCGGCGGCCATGGCGACCGCACGCAGGTCCAGGCGGCGGAATTTGCCGCCTTGAGACCGGCGCGGCCATTTTTTACCGAGGAATCCGTGCAGCTGCGCGCCAGGGCGGCGTTCGACCCGATGCTTCTCGTCGGCCGCCCGGCTCCGCCCCATGCGGAGGAGGAGCGGCTTAACCCGGATATGACGACGATCGCGAGAGAGAGTCCGGATGCTCAGCCTGACGATGGCGGCGAGATCGCCGCCTATCCCGTCTCGCCGGCGCAACGCGCCGAACAGAGAGCCCGCGCGGCGCGTCTCGGACTTGCGGCAGGCTCCGACGAGCTTCCCGGCGAAGCGCTCGGCGGACGGCTCGCCCAGGACGCCGCGCCGCCGGCGGGCGCCACGGCTTTGGCCGCGACGGGCGGTCGGCCCCTTCGTCCGCGCGCCTTCGACGCCTCAGAAGGCACGCCGCTCGACCCGCTGCGTGACAAGAGCTGGGATCTCACCTCAGCTAAGACGGTCCCTATGACGAGCGATTTGCGGTAA
- a CDS encoding type II toxin-antitoxin system RelE/ParE family toxin produces MEEIHGVKFRYARAAQRDLSSIFAYLAERSPQAKRLVAARLSNAIRLIGDNPAIGMRTQQPGIFVKFVPKSAYKIFYRVEGVTIQIIHIRHSARRPWLL; encoded by the coding sequence GTGGAAGAAATTCATGGCGTAAAATTTCGCTATGCGCGGGCCGCGCAGCGCGACCTTTCTTCAATATTCGCCTATCTCGCCGAACGTTCTCCGCAGGCGAAGCGACTCGTCGCCGCGAGACTAAGTAACGCGATCCGCCTCATCGGCGACAACCCCGCCATTGGCATGCGAACGCAACAGCCTGGAATATTCGTCAAATTCGTTCCGAAATCCGCGTACAAGATTTTCTATCGCGTCGAAGGGGTAACGATCCAAATAATTCACATCCGGCATTCCGCCCGGCGGCCTTGGCTCCTATGA
- the acs gene encoding acetate--CoA ligase, whose protein sequence is MSQKIYPVPDDWKKRARIDEETYRRLYERSIKDPDGFWAEQAQRIDWITPFAKVKRTSFDTHNVSIRWFEDGTTNVAMNCIDRHLPERANKTAIIWEGDDPSVSRHITYAELHEEVCRFANVLKTHGVKKGDRVTIYLPMIPEAAFAMLACARIGAIHSVVFGGFSPDSLAGRIADAESEVIVTADEGLRGGKKIPLKANVDAALDKVSAKTVIVVTRTGAEIDMQPGRDFRYEEEAARVHADCPYAEMDAEDPLFILYTSGSTGKPKGALHTTGGYLVYAALTHELVFDYRDGDVYWCTADVGWVTGHSYILYGPLANGATTLMFEGVPNYPSVSRFWEIVDKHKVDIFYTAPTAIRALMAAGEAPVKKTSRKSLRLLGSVGEPINPEAWEWYHRIVGEGRCPIVDTWWQTETGGVLISPLPGAIDLKPGSATRPFFGVAPEIVDPLGNVLQGQCEGLLVIADSWPGQMRTVYGDHERFAQTYFSAFPGKYFTGDGARRDADGDYWITGRVDDVINVSGHRLGTAEVESALVAHEKVSEAAVVGYPHDIKGQGIYAFVTLNQGVAASEHLRKELVHWVRHEIGPIATPDIVQFAPGLPKTRSGKIMRRILRKIAEGEFGALGDVSTLADPGVVEELVKERPRN, encoded by the coding sequence ATGTCGCAAAAAATCTACCCCGTCCCGGACGACTGGAAGAAGCGCGCGCGCATCGACGAAGAGACCTATCGCCGGCTCTACGAACGCTCCATCAAAGATCCGGACGGCTTCTGGGCCGAGCAGGCGCAGCGCATCGACTGGATCACGCCCTTTGCGAAAGTGAAGCGCACCAGCTTCGACACGCATAATGTCTCGATACGCTGGTTCGAGGACGGCACCACCAATGTCGCGATGAATTGCATCGACCGGCATTTGCCGGAGCGCGCCAACAAGACCGCGATCATCTGGGAAGGCGACGATCCGTCCGTCTCGCGCCACATCACCTACGCCGAGCTGCATGAAGAAGTCTGCCGCTTCGCCAATGTGCTCAAGACGCACGGCGTCAAGAAGGGCGACCGCGTCACCATCTATCTGCCGATGATCCCCGAGGCCGCCTTCGCCATGCTCGCCTGCGCGCGCATCGGGGCGATTCATTCGGTGGTGTTTGGCGGCTTCTCGCCGGATTCGCTCGCGGGACGCATCGCGGATGCGGAATCGGAGGTCATCGTCACCGCCGACGAAGGCCTGCGCGGCGGCAAGAAGATACCGCTCAAGGCCAATGTCGACGCGGCGCTCGACAAGGTTTCCGCGAAAACGGTCATTGTCGTGACGCGCACCGGCGCCGAGATCGACATGCAGCCGGGCCGCGACTTCCGCTACGAGGAAGAAGCCGCGCGCGTGCACGCCGATTGTCCCTATGCGGAGATGGACGCGGAAGATCCGCTGTTCATCCTCTATACGTCCGGCTCGACCGGCAAGCCGAAGGGCGCGCTGCATACAACGGGCGGCTATCTCGTCTACGCAGCGCTCACCCATGAACTCGTCTTCGACTATCGCGACGGCGACGTCTATTGGTGCACGGCCGACGTCGGCTGGGTGACGGGGCACAGCTACATCCTCTACGGCCCGCTCGCCAATGGCGCGACGACGCTGATGTTCGAAGGCGTGCCGAATTATCCGAGCGTGTCGCGCTTCTGGGAGATCGTCGACAAGCACAAGGTCGATATTTTCTACACGGCGCCGACCGCCATTCGCGCGCTGATGGCGGCGGGCGAAGCGCCCGTGAAAAAGACCAGCCGCAAATCGCTGCGCCTCTTGGGCTCCGTCGGCGAGCCGATCAATCCGGAAGCGTGGGAATGGTATCATCGCATCGTCGGCGAAGGCCGCTGCCCCATCGTCGACACATGGTGGCAGACGGAAACGGGCGGCGTGCTGATCTCGCCGCTCCCCGGCGCGATTGATCTGAAGCCAGGCTCCGCGACTCGGCCCTTCTTCGGCGTCGCGCCGGAGATCGTCGATCCGCTCGGCAATGTTCTTCAAGGCCAATGCGAAGGCCTGCTCGTCATCGCCGATTCATGGCCCGGACAGATGCGCACCGTCTATGGCGATCACGAACGTTTCGCGCAGACCTATTTCTCCGCTTTTCCGGGCAAATATTTCACCGGCGACGGCGCCAGGCGCGACGCCGACGGCGATTACTGGATCACCGGCCGCGTCGACGACGTCATCAATGTCTCCGGCCATCGTCTCGGCACCGCGGAAGTCGAAAGCGCGCTCGTCGCGCATGAGAAAGTGTCGGAAGCCGCCGTCGTCGGCTATCCGCACGACATCAAGGGGCAGGGCATTTATGCTTTCGTCACGCTCAATCAGGGCGTCGCGGCGAGCGAACATCTGCGCAAGGAGCTCGTGCATTGGGTGCGCCATGAGATCGGGCCGATCGCGACGCCCGATATCGTGCAATTCGCGCCGGGACTGCCAAAGACGCGCTCCGGCAAGATCATGCGGCGCATTCTGCGCAAGATCGCGGAGGGCGAGTTCGGCGCGCTGGGCGATGTCTCGACGCTCGCCGACCCGGGGGTCGTGGAGGAGCTGGTCAAGGAGAGGCCAAGGAATTAG
- the fabF gene encoding beta-ketoacyl-ACP synthase II: protein MRRVVVTGLGVVSPLGCGVDANWRRLAAGECGFKRIDTFEASDLACQIAAVVPRGDGKDGTFNPDDWFDPKEQRKVDDFIIYGASAATQALKDSGWVADTPEKQESTGVLIGSGIGGLGGIYETSVTLREKGPRRVSPFFVSGRIINLVAGYVSIMHGLKGPNHAVVTACATGTHAIGDAGRIIAMGDADVMVAGGAESPVNRIGVAGFAACRALSTGFNDRPEAASRPYDKDRDGFVLGEGAGCVVLEEYEHAKARGAKIYAELIGYGMSGDAYHITAPSPDGDGAYRCMKAALKRAGVSVTDIDYVNAHGTSTPLGDEIELKAVERLLGNVEPKLAMSSTKSAIGHLLGAAGAVEAIYSILAMQANVAPPTRNLDNPSVATTIDLVPHKAREKEINIALSNSFGFGGTNASLLFRRAS from the coding sequence ATGCGCAGGGTGGTCGTCACCGGTCTTGGCGTCGTATCTCCTTTGGGCTGCGGCGTGGACGCCAATTGGCGCCGTCTCGCCGCGGGAGAATGCGGCTTCAAACGTATCGACACGTTCGAGGCCTCCGATCTCGCGTGCCAGATCGCGGCGGTCGTGCCGCGCGGCGACGGCAAGGACGGCACCTTCAATCCTGACGACTGGTTCGATCCCAAAGAGCAGCGCAAGGTCGATGATTTCATCATCTATGGCGCGAGCGCCGCGACGCAGGCGTTAAAAGACTCCGGCTGGGTCGCCGACACCCCAGAGAAGCAGGAATCGACTGGCGTTCTGATCGGCTCCGGCATCGGCGGTCTCGGCGGCATTTACGAAACCTCGGTCACCTTGAGGGAAAAGGGGCCGCGCCGCGTGTCGCCTTTCTTCGTCTCGGGCAGAATCATCAATCTCGTGGCGGGCTATGTCTCGATCATGCATGGCCTGAAGGGCCCGAATCATGCGGTGGTGACGGCCTGCGCCACCGGCACGCACGCCATCGGCGACGCGGGGCGCATCATCGCGATGGGCGACGCCGACGTGATGGTCGCCGGCGGCGCCGAATCGCCCGTCAATCGCATTGGCGTCGCCGGCTTTGCCGCCTGCCGCGCGCTGTCGACCGGATTCAACGATCGCCCCGAAGCCGCCTCCCGGCCCTATGACAAGGACCGCGACGGCTTCGTGCTGGGCGAAGGCGCGGGCTGCGTGGTGCTTGAGGAATATGAGCACGCCAAGGCGCGCGGCGCGAAAATCTACGCCGAACTTATCGGCTACGGCATGTCGGGCGACGCCTATCACATCACCGCCCCGTCGCCCGACGGCGATGGCGCCTATCGCTGCATGAAGGCGGCGCTGAAGCGCGCCGGCGTTTCCGTGACCGACATCGATTACGTGAACGCGCACGGCACGTCGACGCCGCTCGGCGACGAGATCGAACTCAAGGCCGTCGAACGCCTTCTCGGCAACGTCGAACCCAAGCTCGCCATGTCATCGACGAAATCTGCGATCGGCCATCTGCTCGGCGCCGCCGGCGCCGTCGAAGCGATCTATTCGATCCTGGCGATGCAGGCGAATGTCGCGCCGCCGACCCGCAACCTCGACAATCCCTCGGTTGCAACGACGATCGATCTCGTGCCGCACAAAGCCCGCGAGAAGGAAATCAATATCGCTTTGTCGAACTCGTTCGGCTTTGGCGGCACGAACGCCTCGCTGCTGTTTCGCCGCGCCTCCTGA
- a CDS encoding outer membrane protein has product MKTAISALALATALFAGAANAADLPSHKAPPPYIPPPPIMTWTGFYAGLNLGGGFFASNSSNQGWNWGWNNGNNSTGGVIGGGQLGYNFQVTPMFVVGVETDFQGTSLGSGGGNNNNWWLFGGGFGGGAGTARLNWFGTVRGRVGITLLSPQLLVYGTGGFAYGEVQRNSWWNNNSAVQTGWTAGGGAEWMFFPNWSAKVEYLYTQISGTGNNNNNWLWAFNPGWGLNSTNNRTRFHTIRAGINYHFHFGSPAPVLAKY; this is encoded by the coding sequence ATGAAGACAGCGATCTCGGCCCTGGCTCTGGCGACGGCGCTTTTCGCCGGCGCCGCGAACGCCGCCGATCTACCCTCCCACAAGGCTCCTCCGCCGTACATCCCCCCGCCGCCGATCATGACCTGGACCGGGTTCTACGCCGGTCTTAACCTCGGCGGTGGCTTCTTTGCCAGCAATTCCTCCAATCAGGGTTGGAACTGGGGCTGGAACAACGGCAACAACAGCACCGGCGGCGTCATTGGCGGCGGTCAGCTCGGCTATAACTTCCAGGTTACGCCGATGTTCGTCGTCGGCGTTGAGACCGACTTCCAGGGCACGAGCCTCGGCTCGGGCGGCGGAAACAACAACAACTGGTGGTTGTTTGGCGGCGGTTTCGGCGGCGGCGCAGGCACGGCGCGTCTGAACTGGTTCGGCACCGTTCGCGGCCGCGTCGGCATCACCCTGCTGAGCCCGCAACTGTTGGTCTACGGCACGGGCGGCTTCGCCTATGGCGAAGTGCAGCGCAACAGCTGGTGGAACAACAACAGCGCCGTGCAGACGGGCTGGACCGCTGGCGGCGGCGCCGAGTGGATGTTCTTCCCGAACTGGTCCGCCAAGGTCGAGTATCTGTATACGCAGATCAGCGGCACCGGGAACAACAACAACAACTGGCTGTGGGCGTTCAACCCGGGCTGGGGCCTCAACAGCACCAACAACCGCACGCGCTTCCACACGATCCGCGCGGGCATCAACTACCACTTCCACTTCGGCTCTCCGGCGCCGGTGTTGGCCAAGTACTAA
- the gmk gene encoding guanylate kinase yields the protein MLPTPSSRRGIVLILSSPSGAGKTTLTRMLLQDRDLDLTLSISVTTRTRRSSEVDGIHYSFIPERRFAAMRDAGELLEWAEVHGNFYGTPRGPVEDILAQGRDCLFDIDYQGTRQVREKMGADAVTVFILPPSMDELRARLERRAEDTRDAMARRLENARNEIARWKDYDYVIVNDDLQRAFDDLIAILRAERQRRPRRDKEIEQFVAKLLSE from the coding sequence ATGCTTCCGACTCCATCCAGCCGCCGCGGCATTGTCCTCATCCTTTCCTCGCCCTCCGGCGCGGGCAAGACGACGCTGACGCGAATGCTGCTGCAGGACCGCGATCTCGATCTAACGCTGTCGATTTCGGTGACGACGCGCACAAGACGTTCGAGCGAAGTCGACGGCATCCACTACAGCTTCATCCCCGAGCGTCGATTCGCCGCCATGCGCGACGCCGGCGAACTTTTGGAATGGGCCGAGGTTCACGGCAATTTCTACGGCACGCCGCGGGGGCCGGTGGAAGACATCCTCGCGCAAGGACGCGACTGCCTCTTCGACATTGACTATCAGGGCACGCGCCAGGTGCGCGAGAAGATGGGCGCTGACGCCGTCACCGTCTTCATCCTGCCGCCGTCGATGGACGAGCTGCGCGCCCGACTTGAGCGGCGCGCCGAAGATACGCGCGACGCGATGGCGCGACGACTGGAGAATGCGCGAAACGAAATCGCGCGGTGGAAAGATTACGACTATGTGATCGTCAACGACGATCTGCAGCGCGCCTTCGACGATCTGATCGCGATCCTGCGCGCCGAACGGCAGAGACGGCCAAGGCGCGACAAGGAAATCGAACAATTCGTCGCCAAGCTTTTGAGCGAGTGA
- a CDS encoding acyl carrier protein, whose translation MSDVAERVKKIVVEHLGVEADKVVDKANFIDDLGADSLDTVELVMAFEEEFGVEIPDDAAETILTVGDAVKFLEKAKAA comes from the coding sequence ATGAGCGATGTCGCCGAGCGCGTGAAAAAGATTGTTGTCGAGCATCTCGGCGTCGAAGCCGACAAGGTCGTCGACAAGGCCAATTTCATCGACGATCTGGGAGCCGATTCGCTCGATACCGTCGAACTCGTCATGGCTTTCGAGGAAGAATTCGGCGTCGAGATTCCCGACGACGCCGCCGAGACGATTCTCACCGTGGGCGATGCGGTGAAGTTCCTCGAAAAGGCGAAAGCCGCCTGA
- the fabG gene encoding 3-oxoacyl-[acyl-carrier-protein] reductase: protein MFDLNGKTALVTGASGGIGAAIARALHAAGAVVALSGTRKEALEALAGELSGRTHILPCNLSQKDETEKLVPAAEAAMGGLDILVNNAGITRDMLFMRLKDEDWDAVINVNLTSAFRLSRAALRGMMKKRFGRIIQITSVVGVTGNPGQGNYAAAKAGMIGMSKSLAGEVASRGVTVNCVAPGFIESPMTEALTGAQKEAILRMVPTGRLGTGADVAAACVYLASAEAGYVTGQTLHVNGGMAMI from the coding sequence ATGTTCGATCTAAACGGCAAAACTGCGCTGGTCACGGGCGCGAGCGGCGGAATCGGCGCGGCGATCGCGCGCGCGCTTCACGCCGCCGGCGCCGTCGTGGCGCTTTCCGGCACGAGGAAGGAGGCGCTCGAGGCGCTTGCCGGCGAATTGAGCGGCCGCACGCACATTCTGCCCTGCAATCTTTCGCAAAAGGACGAGACCGAGAAACTCGTGCCGGCGGCGGAGGCGGCGATGGGCGGTCTGGACATTCTCGTCAATAACGCCGGCATCACCCGCGACATGTTGTTCATGCGCCTCAAGGACGAGGACTGGGACGCCGTCATCAACGTCAATCTGACGTCGGCGTTTCGCCTGTCGCGCGCGGCGCTGCGCGGGATGATGAAAAAGCGCTTCGGCCGGATCATCCAGATCACTTCGGTCGTCGGCGTGACCGGCAATCCCGGGCAAGGCAATTACGCCGCCGCCAAGGCCGGCATGATCGGCATGTCGAAGTCGCTGGCCGGCGAGGTCGCCTCGCGCGGCGTGACGGTCAACTGCGTCGCGCCCGGCTTCATCGAAAGCCCGATGACCGAGGCGCTGACCGGCGCGCAGAAGGAGGCGATCCTGCGCATGGTGCCGACGGGAAGGCTCGGGACCGGCGCCGACGTCGCCGCCGCCTGCGTCTATCTGGCCAGCGCCGAGGCGGGCTACGTCACCGGACAAACCCTGCACGTCAATGGCGGCATGGCCATGATCTAA
- a CDS encoding YicC/YloC family endoribonuclease, producing MSIHSMTGFARVQGAVAAFRYAWELKSVNAKGLDLRLRAPPDFDFVEIKAREKIAARLARGAVFANLAAKREDESQVARLNRAALDALLAALSERPPPANVGPATLDGLLAVRGVVEIVEPELSETERAELDARILGSLDEALDALTASRAAEGGALAAVLRQRLDRISILAAQADAAPARQPEAIRARLKQQLARLLENADSLDPARLHQEAALLAVRADIREELDRLKAHVESASKLLVAGGPIGRRLDFLAQELGRETNTLCAKSNDAALSAIGLELKIEVEQLREQVQNIE from the coding sequence ATGAGCATTCACAGCATGACGGGATTCGCCCGCGTTCAAGGCGCCGTCGCCGCCTTTCGCTATGCGTGGGAGCTCAAGAGCGTCAACGCCAAGGGACTGGATCTGCGTCTGCGCGCCCCGCCCGATTTCGACTTCGTGGAGATCAAGGCGCGGGAAAAAATCGCCGCGCGGCTCGCGCGCGGGGCGGTCTTCGCCAATCTTGCCGCAAAGCGCGAAGACGAAAGTCAGGTCGCCCGTCTCAACCGCGCCGCTCTGGACGCCCTGCTCGCCGCGCTCTCCGAACGCCCGCCGCCCGCCAATGTCGGGCCCGCGACGCTCGATGGCCTGCTCGCGGTGCGCGGCGTGGTCGAGATCGTCGAGCCGGAGCTGTCTGAGACAGAGCGCGCCGAGCTCGACGCGCGTATCCTCGGATCGCTGGACGAAGCGCTTGACGCGCTGACCGCCTCCCGCGCCGCGGAGGGCGGCGCTCTGGCGGCGGTCCTTCGTCAGCGGCTCGATCGCATATCGATCCTCGCCGCGCAGGCCGACGCGGCGCCGGCGCGCCAGCCCGAAGCGATTCGCGCGCGGCTGAAGCAGCAGCTCGCGCGCCTCTTGGAGAACGCCGACTCCCTCGATCCGGCGCGACTGCATCAGGAGGCGGCGCTGCTTGCGGTTCGAGCCGACATTCGCGAGGAGCTCGACCGCTTGAAGGCGCATGTTGAAAGCGCTTCCAAACTTCTCGTCGCGGGCGGGCCGATCGGCCGTCGTCTGGATTTTCTGGCGCAGGAGCTTGGCCGAGAGACCAACACGCTTTGCGCCAAATCGAACGACGCTGCGCTCTCGGCGATCGGGCTTGAACTGAAGATCGAGGTGGAGCAGCTGCGCGAGCAGGTTCAGAACATCGAGTGA
- the fabD gene encoding ACP S-malonyltransferase codes for MEKAFIFPGQGSQAVGMGKALFDAFEPARAVFAEVDDALSQPLSKLMFEGPESELTLTANAQPALMAVSLAAIRALEAECGLDLAREAAFVAGHSLGEYSALASAGTLTIFDTARLLRIRGDAMQKAVPVGEGAMAALLGADLDQARVIAQEAATAANGVCQVANDNGGGQVVISGAKSAVDKAIDVAKEKGIKRAVLLPVSAPFHCALMQPAADAMREALAGAAIRAPCVPVVANVTAEPTRDPEAIRRLLVEQVTGAVRWRECVAYMASHGATKFVECGSGKVLAGLLKRIAPQAAGISVGAPADFDAYRGFA; via the coding sequence ATGGAGAAGGCTTTCATTTTTCCCGGTCAGGGATCTCAGGCGGTCGGCATGGGCAAGGCGTTGTTCGACGCCTTCGAGCCCGCGCGCGCGGTTTTTGCTGAGGTCGACGATGCGCTGTCGCAGCCGCTCTCGAAACTCATGTTCGAAGGCCCTGAATCGGAGCTGACGCTCACCGCCAACGCCCAGCCGGCGCTGATGGCGGTGTCGCTCGCCGCTATTCGCGCCCTGGAGGCTGAATGCGGCCTCGACCTCGCGCGCGAGGCGGCCTTCGTCGCCGGACATTCGCTCGGCGAATATTCGGCGCTCGCGAGCGCCGGCACGCTGACGATCTTTGATACGGCGCGGCTGCTGCGCATTCGCGGCGACGCCATGCAGAAGGCGGTCCCTGTCGGAGAAGGCGCCATGGCGGCGCTGCTCGGCGCCGACCTCGATCAGGCGCGCGTCATTGCGCAAGAAGCGGCGACGGCGGCGAACGGCGTCTGTCAGGTCGCCAATGACAATGGCGGCGGCCAGGTGGTGATTTCGGGCGCCAAGAGCGCCGTCGACAAGGCGATCGACGTCGCCAAGGAGAAGGGAATCAAGCGCGCGGTGCTGCTGCCGGTCTCCGCGCCCTTCCATTGCGCCTTGATGCAGCCCGCCGCCGACGCCATGCGCGAGGCGCTCGCCGGAGCGGCGATCCGCGCCCCGTGCGTTCCGGTCGTCGCCAATGTGACGGCGGAGCCGACGCGGGACCCGGAGGCGATTCGCCGACTGCTCGTCGAGCAGGTCACCGGCGCGGTGCGCTGGCGCGAATGCGTGGCCTATATGGCAAGTCACGGCGCGACGAAGTTCGTCGAATGCGGCTCGGGAAAGGTGCTGGCGGGGCTGTTGAAGCGGATCGCGCCGCAGGCCGCGGGCATTTCGGTGGGCGCGCCCGCCGATTTCGACGCCTATCGCGGCTTCGCGTAG